In Thalassophryne amazonica chromosome 4, fThaAma1.1, whole genome shotgun sequence, a genomic segment contains:
- the LOC117508527 gene encoding LOW QUALITY PROTEIN: caspase-1-like (The sequence of the model RefSeq protein was modified relative to this genomic sequence to represent the inferred CDS: deleted 1 base in 1 codon), with translation MAADLERVRPEFVKKVSKEVIKQLLDSLLKDGVLNNGEKDSVLEENSSRGDRARSLIDMVKVKGDKASMKMISHLQSLDSTLHAELRLPSERSTQPVSQEEQPWPSTSQLVTSSNPCDVPKLPTKKYSDKDVYPVNQHSFKNRVALLITNKEFRDKTLNREGAETDEKNMKELLRALGYKVTEYSNLTAQEMDEALIHFSRDPKLAQTDSVFVVIMSHGKRGVILGANWEETPPPGEEPDEFAIDNIYNHLNTEGCPNLMDKPKVIIIQACRGVNKGSVLVSDGSQPGHSLPDVENDIEEDALRRVHREKDFISLLSCTPDAVAYRSRENGSLLIQHVVSVFTEFAKQDDIDNLFRKVMQRFDDPAPSVFQMPTKDRTTLLRRFYLFPDI, from the exons CTGATCTTGAGAGGGTGAGGCCAGAGTTTGTGAAAAAGGTGTCAAAAGAAGTCATTAAACAGCTTTTGGACTCCCTTTTAAAAGACGGCGTCTTGAACAATGGAGAGAAAGATTCAGTACTCGAGGAGAACAGCAGCCGAGGTGACAGGGCTCGTAGCCTCATTGACATGGTGAAGGTGAAAGGCGACAAAGCCAGCATGAAGATGATTTCTCACCTTCAGAGTCTAGACTCCACACTTCATGCTGAACTTCGTCTGCCCTCTGAGCGATCTACCCAACCAG TTTCCCAGGAGGAACAGCCGTGGCCTTCAACGAGTCAGCTGGTCACCAGCTCTAATCCCTGCGATGTGCCAAAACTACCAACAAAGAAGTATAGTGACAAAGAT GTTTACCCCGTGAACCAACATTCTTTTAAGAACCGGGTGGCACTGCTGATTACAAATAAGGAATTTAGGGACAAGACTTTGAACAGAGAAGGAGCTGAGACAGATGAGAAGAACATGAAGGAGCTCCTCAGAGCTCTGGGATACAAAGTGACTGAATACAGCAACCTCACAGCACAG GAGATGGATGAGGCACTCATTCACTTCTCGAGAGATCCAAAACTCGCCCAGACAGACAGCGTGTTTGTGGTGATCATGTCTCATGGGAAAAGGGGAGTCATTCTTGGCGCCAACTGGGAAGAGACGCCACCTCCCGGAGAGGAACCTGATGAGTTCGCCATTGACAacatttataatcatttaaacacGGAAGGATGCCCAAATCTGATGGACAAACCCAAGGTCATCATCATCCAGGCCTGCAGAGGAG TCAACAAAGGATCGGTGTTGGTTAGCGATGGGTCACAGCCAGGCCACTCCCTGCCGGATGTAGAAAATGACATAGAGGAGGATGCTCTGCGACGTGTCCACAGAGAGAAAGACTTCATCTCTCTTCTTTCCTGCACTCCTG ATGCTGTTGCCTACAGAAGCAGGGAAAATGGATCTCTTCTCATCCAGCATGTTGTCAGTGTATTCACCGAGTTCGCC AAACAGGATGACATTGACAACCTTTTCAGAAAA GTGATGCAACGCTTTGATGATCCTGCTCCTAGTGTATTTCAGATGCCAACCAAAGACAGAACCACTCTGCTGAGACGCTTCTACCTGTTCCCTGACATCTGA